A stretch of Lathyrus oleraceus cultivar Zhongwan6 chromosome 6, CAAS_Psat_ZW6_1.0, whole genome shotgun sequence DNA encodes these proteins:
- the LOC127095450 gene encoding uncharacterized protein LOC127095450 has product MKAKTNERLIVFVSFVTSFYELNKLKYEIHSCRKLILIDFVAMLNSDDELVEKLGSNTRIIANCALDRWIILSLSLSFIFHLFNFKNHFHSFFSTNNNNHKCPNPNRPVSSKPKLLISLPPSPTVHDMDPLMVCTESIGFESMPLVDDNDCSIIDENNEGGDDNNDEDCWRNTRVDEEKDVNGNNTFPPPLSSLDGNGLPSYILLPVRINGRLQLNKMNVKRPKTVYADRENGRLRLFLVTDQCYIEDDDAEQEEEKMVEESRYEYEEEKMVEESRYEYEEDDRVREWNNNNNNNNNNNNSENNKKRTNEDGARELHKTFKLYQHSSGQLINYDKSVRTANSIGNYLGVAKSTWEV; this is encoded by the exons ATGAAAGCTAAAACAAATGAAAGATTAATTGTTTTTGTTTCTTTTGTTACAAgtttctatgaattaaacaaattGAAGTATGAGATTCATAGTTGCAGAAAGTTGATATTGATTGATTTTGTTGCAATGTTGAATTCGGATGATGAATTGGTAGAGAAACTTGGCAGCAATACAAGAATTATAGCGAATTGTGCTCTTGACCGTTGG ATCATTCTCTCCCTTTCTCTCTCTTTTATATTCCATTTATTTAACTTTAAGAATCACTTTCACTCTTTCTTCTCCACCAACAACAATAATCATAAATGCCCTAACCCTAACCGTCCAGTTTCATCTAAACCAAAGCTTTTGATCTCTCTTCCACCCAGCCCGACGGTCCATGATATGGATCCGTTGATGGTTTGTACAGAGAGTATTGGATTTGAAAGCATGCCGTTGGTAGACGATAATGATTGTTCGATAATAGATGAAAATAATGAAGGCGGTGATGACAATAATGATGAAGATTGTTGGAGGAATACTAGGGTTGATGAAGAAAAAGATGTAAATGGTAATAATACGTTTCCACCGCCGCTTTCCTCGTTAGACGGTAACGGTCTACCGAGTTATATTCTGTTACCGGTGAGAATAAACGGAAGATTACAGCTCAACAAAATGAACGTAAAGAGACCAAAAACTGTTTACGCGGATAGAGAAAATGGACGGTTGAGATTGTTTCTAGTTACAGATCAATGTTACATAGAAGATGATGATGCGGAACAAGAGGAAGAGAAAATGGTTGAAGAGAGTAGGTATGAATATGAGGAAGAGAAAATGGTTGAAGAGAGTAGGTATGAATATGAGGAAGATGATAGGGTTAGAGAGtggaataataataataataataataataataataataatagtgaAAATAACAAAAAGAG GACCAATGAAGATGGTGCTAGAGAACTTCACAAAACTTTTAAACTCTACCAACATTCTTCTGGCCAACTTATCAACTATGATAAGTCTGTTAGGACTGCTAATAGCATTGGAAACTATTTGGGGGTTGCCAAATCAACATGGGAAGTTTAA